The following are encoded together in the Iodobacter fluviatilis genome:
- a CDS encoding peptidylprolyl isomerase: MSNVKLTTTFGDIIVELNAEKAPLTVANFLQYVEEGHYDGTIFHRIIDGFMVQGGGFAPGMDEKKEGRAPIKNEAANGLKNDAYTLAMARTPDPHSASSQFFINVANNDFLNYQSATAQGFGYCVFAKVIEGKEVVDQLKNVKTGSKGFHQDVPKEDVMIIKAEILA; this comes from the coding sequence ATGAGCAATGTAAAACTCACTACCACTTTTGGCGATATCATCGTTGAACTGAACGCAGAAAAAGCACCGCTAACCGTTGCTAACTTCTTGCAATACGTTGAAGAAGGCCATTACGACGGCACGATTTTCCACCGCATTATTGATGGCTTCATGGTGCAGGGCGGTGGTTTTGCGCCAGGTATGGACGAAAAGAAAGAAGGGCGTGCTCCAATCAAAAACGAAGCCGCCAATGGTCTAAAAAACGACGCTTACACACTAGCAATGGCACGCACTCCAGATCCACACTCCGCTTCTTCACAATTTTTTATCAACGTTGCTAATAACGATTTCCTAAATTATCAGAGCGCTACCGCACAAGGCTTTGGCTACTGCGTATTTGCTAAGGTTATCGAAGGCAAGGAAGTGGTTGATCAGCTAAAAAATGTTAAAACTGGCAGCAAAGGCTTTCACCAAGATGTGCCTAAAGAAGATGTCATGATCATTAAGGCTGAAATTTTAGCTTAA
- a CDS encoding peptidylprolyl isomerase, which translates to MKRFIIATSLVLASLSVFAANPQVELITSKGKVVIELYPEKAPLTVANFLQYVKDKQYDGTIFHRVIKDFMIQGGGMNDKMAEKPTRPPVKNEAKIAFEKGLKNDRGTIAMARTADPDSASAQFFINSKNNDFLNYPSRDGFGYTVFGKVISGLPVVDQINVSPTAPGDVPINTITIQSVRELGKKSDK; encoded by the coding sequence ATGAAACGTTTTATTATTGCAACGAGCCTTGTCTTAGCTAGCCTGAGCGTATTTGCCGCGAATCCACAGGTAGAATTGATCACGTCAAAAGGTAAGGTCGTGATTGAGCTTTATCCCGAAAAAGCCCCACTTACCGTGGCAAATTTTTTGCAATACGTTAAAGATAAACAATACGACGGCACTATTTTTCACCGTGTAATTAAAGATTTTATGATTCAAGGTGGTGGCATGAACGACAAAATGGCTGAAAAGCCAACGCGCCCACCGGTTAAAAATGAAGCCAAAATTGCTTTTGAAAAAGGCTTGAAAAATGATCGCGGCACCATTGCTATGGCCAGAACTGCCGATCCTGACTCCGCCAGCGCACAATTTTTTATTAACTCGAAGAACAACGATTTTTTAAACTACCCAAGCCGTGATGGCTTTGGCTACACCGTATTTGGCAAAGTCATTTCTGGCTTGCCTGTGGTTGATCAAATCAACGTTAGTCCAACTGCGCCAGGTGATGTACCGATTAATACCATTACCATTCAATCTGTACGCGAACTTGGCAAAAAGTCAGACAAATAA
- the coq7 gene encoding 2-polyprenyl-3-methyl-6-methoxy-1,4-benzoquinone monooxygenase — protein sequence MLKLPSIDQFISEFDTVLRTLAASAQSERPHPDASVAELEMSAADKQHAAGLMRVNHCGEVCAQALYQGQALTARNPATRDALREAAHEEVEHLAWTEARIADLGSHKSLLNPLWYAGSLAIGIAAGVIGDKWNLGFLAETERQVAEHLQSHLSQLPEQDAKSRAIVAQMHIDETHHAEKAEELGAAALPFPIAKAMQLSSIVMTSLSYRV from the coding sequence ATGCTGAAATTACCTTCAATCGATCAGTTTATTTCTGAATTTGATACCGTGCTTAGAACCCTAGCCGCGTCTGCACAGAGCGAGCGCCCTCATCCTGATGCCAGCGTTGCCGAGTTGGAAATGAGCGCTGCAGATAAGCAACATGCTGCGGGTTTGATGCGGGTTAATCATTGTGGCGAGGTGTGCGCTCAAGCACTTTATCAAGGCCAAGCCCTCACCGCGCGTAATCCTGCTACCCGTGATGCACTGCGTGAAGCGGCACACGAAGAAGTTGAGCATCTGGCTTGGACTGAGGCAAGGATTGCTGATTTAGGTAGCCATAAAAGCTTGCTCAACCCACTGTGGTACGCCGGCTCGTTGGCGATTGGGATTGCAGCGGGGGTGATCGGGGACAAGTGGAATCTGGGCTTTTTGGCTGAAACTGAGCGCCAAGTTGCAGAACACTTGCAATCGCATCTGAGCCAGCTACCAGAACAAGACGCAAAAAGCCGCGCGATTGTGGCGCAAATGCATATTGATGAAACGCATCATGCCGAAAAAGCCGAAGAGCTAGGTGCGGCAGCGCTGCCATTTCCGATAGCAAAAGCGATGCAACTCAGCTCAATTGTGATGACTTCACTTTCTTATCGTGTCTAA
- a CDS encoding formate/nitrite transporter family protein → MSEMNSPAQVVDYVDHAASEKAALPFSRLLVMAIMGGVYIGLGGLLALVVAGGSPALQASNPGLVKLLFGAVFPLGFIAVVLTGTDLFTSNCATQVVALWRKNVSPKTVVRVWCVSYLGNFMGACFAAWAYTSATDLFTPDQPWTQYLLSMAHHKLENPFMVSFMRGVLANLLVCIATWQGYSAKDTLGRMVGIWLPVMGFVALGMEHSIANMFFIPAAMLAGFDVTWSHFFIANLVPVTLGNLVGGAIFVGLPYVWLYTKSERNTEPEKIQSLVKRIDAGH, encoded by the coding sequence ATGTCGGAAATGAATTCACCTGCACAGGTTGTTGATTATGTCGATCACGCTGCGTCAGAGAAAGCTGCACTACCTTTTTCCAGATTGCTGGTGATGGCCATTATGGGAGGCGTGTATATCGGGCTGGGCGGCCTGTTAGCCTTAGTGGTTGCGGGGGGCTCACCTGCTCTGCAAGCAAGTAATCCTGGGCTGGTTAAACTGTTGTTTGGCGCCGTTTTCCCACTGGGGTTTATTGCGGTGGTGTTAACTGGTACTGATTTATTTACATCTAATTGCGCTACGCAAGTGGTGGCTTTATGGCGTAAAAATGTCAGCCCTAAAACGGTTGTGCGTGTTTGGTGTGTTTCCTATTTAGGTAATTTTATGGGCGCATGCTTTGCAGCATGGGCTTACACCAGCGCTACCGATCTATTTACCCCTGATCAGCCGTGGACTCAATATCTGCTGAGTATGGCGCACCACAAATTAGAAAACCCCTTTATGGTGAGCTTTATGCGCGGGGTGTTAGCTAATCTTTTGGTCTGTATTGCAACGTGGCAAGGTTATTCGGCTAAAGATACTTTAGGCAGGATGGTGGGGATTTGGCTGCCGGTGATGGGCTTTGTGGCTTTAGGCATGGAGCACAGTATTGCAAATATGTTCTTTATTCCTGCGGCGATGTTGGCGGGTTTTGATGTGACTTGGAGCCACTTTTTCATAGCTAACTTAGTGCCCGTTACCTTGGGGAATTTAGTTGGCGGGGCTATTTTTGTCGGTTTGCCCTATGTGTGGCTATATACCAAATCTGAAAGAAATACCGAGCCTGAAAAAATACAGTCTCTTGTTAAAAGAATAGACGCAGGTCATTAA
- a CDS encoding OsmC family protein, with protein sequence MKVRVKWVEEVSFLAQSESGHSVLMDGPPAGGGRNLGPRPMEMVLMGTAGCSTYDVIHILKKSRADVRDCVVDVDAERAETEPKVFTKIHLHYTVTGKGLKPEQVERAIKLSAEKYCSASIMLAKSVLITHDFEILEAA encoded by the coding sequence ATGAAAGTACGCGTGAAATGGGTAGAAGAAGTGAGCTTTTTAGCACAGTCTGAATCGGGTCATTCGGTACTAATGGATGGCCCTCCAGCGGGTGGGGGCCGCAATTTAGGCCCAAGACCGATGGAAATGGTGCTGATGGGCACGGCAGGATGCTCGACCTACGATGTGATCCATATCTTAAAGAAGAGCCGTGCCGATGTTAGGGACTGCGTAGTAGACGTTGATGCAGAGCGCGCAGAAACCGAGCCTAAAGTGTTTACTAAAATTCATTTACATTACACCGTTACTGGCAAAGGTTTAAAGCCAGAACAAGTGGAAAGAGCCATCAAGCTTTCTGCTGAAAAATATTGCTCGGCCTCGATTATGCTAGCAAAAAGTGTGCTGATTACACACGATTTTGAAATACTTGAAGCTGCATAA
- the rplM gene encoding 50S ribosomal protein L13 gives MKTFSAKPHEVKREWFVVDATDMVLGRLAAEVAKRLRGKHKAEYTPHVDCGDHIVVVNADKIRVTGNKATDKIYYRHTGHPGGIYQRTFSEMQEKFPGRVLEMAVKGMLPKGPLGYAMIKKMKVYAGSEHPHTAQQPKAFSI, from the coding sequence ATGAAAACCTTTTCTGCCAAGCCGCACGAAGTTAAGCGCGAGTGGTTCGTTGTTGATGCTACCGATATGGTTCTCGGTCGTCTCGCGGCTGAAGTCGCTAAACGCCTGCGTGGCAAGCACAAAGCCGAGTACACCCCTCACGTAGACTGTGGTGACCACATCGTGGTGGTGAACGCAGACAAGATCCGCGTAACCGGCAACAAAGCAACAGATAAAATTTACTACCGCCATACTGGTCACCCAGGTGGTATTTACCAGCGCACCTTTTCCGAGATGCAAGAAAAATTCCCGGGTCGCGTGCTAGAAATGGCTGTTAAGGGCATGCTTCCAAAGGGTCCTCTCGGCTACGCTATGATCAAAAAGATGAAGGTTTATGCAGGTAGCGAACATCCGCATACCGCGCAACAGCCTAAAGCCTTTTCTATCTAA
- the rpsI gene encoding 30S ribosomal protein S9, with the protein MVGKYYYGTGRRKSAVARVFVAKGSGNIIVNGKPVDSYFPRETSRMVVRQPLELTANLESFDIMVNVVGGGETGQAGAIRHGVTRALIEFDAALKGSLKAAGLVTRDAREVERKKVGLHGARRRKQFSKR; encoded by the coding sequence ATGGTAGGTAAATACTATTACGGTACCGGCCGTCGCAAGAGCGCAGTTGCTCGTGTGTTCGTAGCCAAGGGTAGCGGCAATATCATAGTCAACGGCAAGCCGGTTGATTCTTACTTTCCTCGCGAAACTAGTCGCATGGTCGTTCGCCAGCCTCTAGAATTGACCGCAAACCTCGAATCCTTCGACATTATGGTTAATGTTGTTGGTGGTGGTGAAACCGGCCAAGCCGGTGCGATCCGTCACGGTGTAACTCGTGCTCTGATTGAATTTGATGCAGCTCTTAAAGGCAGCCTCAAAGCAGCAGGTCTTGTTACTCGCGATGCTCGTGAAGTTGAACGTAAGAAAGTGGGTCTGCACGGCGCTCGTCGTCGCAAACAGTTCTCCAAGCGTTAA